From a single Couchioplanes caeruleus genomic region:
- a CDS encoding acyl carrier protein codes for MATRAEITSGLAEILEEVAGVNPDDVAEEKSFTDDLDVDSLSMVEVVVAAEEKFGVKIPDNEVQNLKTVGDAVSFIEANH; via the coding sequence ATGGCTACCCGCGCAGAGATCACCTCCGGCCTCGCCGAGATCCTGGAGGAGGTCGCCGGGGTGAACCCCGACGACGTCGCCGAGGAGAAGTCCTTCACCGACGACCTGGACGTCGACTCGCTGTCGATGGTCGAGGTCGTGGTGGCCGCCGAGGAGAAGTTCGGCGTCAAGATCCCCGACAACGAGGTGCAGAACCTCAAGACCGTCGGCGACGCCGTGTCCTTCATCGAGGCGAATCACTGA
- a CDS encoding acyltransferase domain-containing protein has translation MLAVLSPGQGSQKPGFLSPWLTLPGTAARLRWWSALAGVDLLHLGTEADADEIKDTARTQPLLVAAALLAGEHLPLHDVGLVAGHSVGELAAAALAGVLPAEAAITLAGVRGREMAAACALEPTGMSAVLGGDADTVVAAIEQHGLHPANRNGAGQIVAAGAVDALAKFGEEPPAGSRVRPLAVAGAFHTPYMAPAEQALGAVAGGVTVADPARILLSNRDGAAVVHGREMLQRLVRQVTAPVRWDLVMRTLRDLGVTGIVELPPAGTLAGLVKRELKGDNAPEIVTLNTPDDLPAARDLIARHGVTPSLEPAPQFRVAVATGAGVFRPAEGLTEGDDVRAGQVIGHVATRQGAVEIAAHAAGVLVEWLAHDDDPVAPGRPVARIGGHQE, from the coding sequence GTGCTCGCCGTACTCTCACCCGGCCAGGGTTCCCAGAAGCCCGGCTTCCTCTCACCGTGGCTGACCCTGCCCGGCACCGCGGCGCGCCTGCGCTGGTGGTCCGCCCTCGCCGGAGTCGACCTGCTCCACCTGGGCACGGAAGCCGACGCCGACGAGATCAAGGACACCGCGCGCACCCAGCCGCTGCTGGTCGCCGCCGCGCTGCTCGCCGGTGAGCACCTGCCGCTGCACGACGTCGGCCTGGTCGCCGGCCACAGCGTCGGCGAGCTGGCCGCGGCCGCGCTGGCCGGGGTCCTGCCCGCCGAGGCCGCGATCACCCTCGCCGGGGTCCGCGGCCGCGAGATGGCCGCCGCCTGCGCCCTCGAGCCGACCGGCATGAGCGCCGTGCTCGGCGGCGACGCCGACACGGTGGTGGCCGCCATCGAGCAGCACGGGCTCCACCCCGCCAACCGCAACGGCGCCGGGCAGATCGTCGCGGCGGGCGCCGTCGACGCGCTGGCCAAGTTCGGCGAGGAGCCGCCCGCCGGTTCGCGGGTCCGGCCGCTGGCCGTCGCGGGCGCCTTCCACACGCCGTACATGGCACCGGCCGAGCAGGCGCTGGGCGCGGTCGCCGGCGGTGTCACCGTCGCCGACCCGGCCCGCATCCTGCTGTCCAACCGCGACGGAGCCGCCGTCGTGCACGGCCGCGAGATGCTGCAGCGCCTCGTCCGCCAGGTCACCGCCCCGGTCCGCTGGGACCTGGTGATGCGGACCCTGCGCGACCTGGGCGTCACCGGCATCGTCGAGCTGCCGCCCGCCGGCACCCTCGCCGGGCTGGTCAAGCGCGAGCTCAAGGGTGACAACGCCCCCGAGATCGTCACGCTCAACACCCCGGACGACCTGCCCGCGGCCCGCGACCTGATCGCCCGGCACGGCGTGACGCCCAGCCTCGAGCCGGCCCCGCAGTTCCGGGTCGCGGTGGCCACCGGCGCCGGGGTGTTCCGGCCCGCCGAGGGCCTGACCGAGGGCGACGACGTCCGCGCCGGCCAGGTCATCGGACACGTGGCGACCCGGCAGGGTGCGGTCGAGATCGCCGCGCACGCGGCCGGCGTGCTCGTCGAATGGCTCGCCCACGACGACGACCCGGTGGCGCCGGGCCGGCCCGTCGCGCGCATCGGCGGGCACCAAGAGTGA
- the fabF gene encoding beta-ketoacyl-ACP synthase II, which translates to MSSTDVVVTGLGATTPLGGDVASTWDAMLAGRSGVGPLTQEWAAQLPVRIAAQLAVDPSEVLERVRLRKLDRSEAIALIAAKQAWADSGLGDSGLDPERLAVSFGSGIGGAQTLLNQDDILEASGPRRVSPHTVPMLMPNGPAAWVGIDLGAQAGVHSMASACATGAEALSLGLDIIRSGRADVVVAGGTEAVVHPLPIAGFASMRAMSTRNDDPEKASRPWDKGRDGFVLGEGAGALVLERADHAAARGATVYARLAGAGITSDGYDIVQPDPECRGGIRAMSRAIRDAGLTGADIVHVNAHATSTPVGDMGEIKGIRAAIGDHPLLTSTKSMSGHLLGAAGALESIATILAIRDGVVPPTINLDDPDDRLDLEVAAHKARPLEIAAAMNNSFGFGGHNVALVFTRV; encoded by the coding sequence ATGAGCAGCACAGACGTCGTCGTCACCGGGCTCGGCGCGACGACCCCGCTGGGCGGGGACGTCGCGTCCACCTGGGACGCCATGCTCGCCGGCCGCTCCGGGGTGGGTCCGCTCACCCAGGAGTGGGCCGCGCAGCTGCCCGTACGCATCGCCGCGCAGCTCGCCGTGGACCCGTCGGAGGTCCTCGAGCGGGTACGCCTGCGCAAGCTCGACCGCTCCGAGGCGATCGCGCTGATCGCCGCGAAGCAGGCGTGGGCCGACTCCGGCCTGGGCGACTCGGGCCTCGACCCCGAGCGGCTCGCCGTGAGCTTCGGCAGCGGAATAGGGGGTGCGCAGACCCTGCTCAACCAGGACGACATCCTGGAGGCCTCCGGGCCGCGCCGGGTCAGCCCGCACACCGTGCCGATGCTCATGCCCAACGGCCCCGCCGCCTGGGTCGGCATCGACCTCGGCGCGCAGGCCGGCGTGCACTCCATGGCCAGCGCCTGCGCCACCGGCGCGGAGGCGCTCTCCCTGGGCCTCGACATCATCCGCTCCGGCCGCGCCGACGTGGTCGTCGCGGGCGGCACCGAGGCCGTCGTGCACCCGCTGCCGATCGCCGGCTTCGCCTCGATGCGGGCCATGTCCACCCGCAACGACGATCCGGAGAAGGCCTCCCGCCCGTGGGACAAGGGCCGCGACGGCTTCGTCCTGGGCGAGGGCGCGGGCGCGCTGGTGCTGGAGCGCGCCGACCACGCCGCCGCGCGTGGCGCCACCGTGTACGCCCGCCTCGCCGGCGCCGGCATCACCTCGGACGGCTACGACATCGTCCAGCCGGACCCGGAGTGCCGCGGCGGCATCCGCGCGATGAGCCGGGCCATCCGCGACGCCGGCCTGACCGGCGCGGACATCGTCCACGTCAACGCGCACGCCACGTCGACCCCGGTCGGCGACATGGGCGAGATCAAGGGCATCCGGGCCGCCATCGGCGACCACCCGCTGCTGACCTCGACCAAGTCGATGTCGGGCCACCTCCTGGGCGCGGCCGGCGCCCTCGAGTCCATCGCCACGATCCTGGCGATCCGCGACGGCGTGGTGCCGCCGACGATCAACCTGGACGACCCGGACGACCGCCTCGACCTCGAGGTGGCCGCCCACAAGGCCCGCCCGCTCGAGATCGCCGCGGCGATGAACAACTCGTTCGGCTTCGGCGGCCACAACGTGGCGCTGGTCTTCACCCGCGTCTGA
- a CDS encoding acyl-CoA carboxylase subunit beta, with protein sequence MTTTSPSAGPEVADHRDPEGRLRALFDHGTLRLLAPKDDSGVLSARGDVDGTPAIAYASDGTRMGGAMGVEGCRRIVDAIDTAVRERVPVLGLWHSGGARLAEGVVALDGVGQVFAAMVRASGRVPQISVVLGPAAGGAAYGPALTDIVIMSKGGRIFVTGPEVVRSVTGEQVDMERLGGPEPHGRRSGVVHITTRDDDDAYGQARKLTVLLGHQGRLSPADVAHDRDLSATMPDRPTRAYDVKPVVAALLDEPGVELHGRWAPNVVTTLGRFAGRTVGVVANNPLRLGGCLDAASAEKAARFVRMCDALGVPLIVLVDVPGYLPGLGQEWDGVVRRGAKLLHAFAESVVPRVTLVTRKAYGGAYVAMNSRALGATAVFAWPTAEIAVMGASAAVTILHRKKLAAAPHDEREALREALVEEQTRTAGGVHRAVEIGVVDDVIKPEETRRRIAEALAAAPAARGTHGNIPL encoded by the coding sequence GTGACCACGACCTCCCCGTCGGCCGGCCCCGAGGTCGCCGACCACCGCGACCCGGAGGGCCGCCTGCGGGCGCTGTTCGACCACGGCACGCTGCGCCTGCTCGCACCGAAGGACGACTCCGGCGTGCTGTCCGCGCGGGGCGACGTCGACGGCACCCCGGCGATCGCGTACGCCTCCGACGGCACCCGCATGGGTGGCGCGATGGGCGTCGAGGGCTGCCGGCGCATCGTCGACGCGATCGACACCGCCGTCCGGGAACGCGTACCCGTGCTCGGCCTGTGGCACTCCGGCGGCGCCCGCCTCGCCGAGGGTGTGGTCGCGCTGGACGGCGTCGGCCAGGTCTTCGCCGCGATGGTCCGGGCCTCCGGTCGCGTACCGCAGATCTCCGTGGTGCTCGGCCCGGCCGCGGGCGGTGCGGCGTACGGTCCGGCGCTCACCGACATCGTCATCATGAGCAAGGGCGGCCGCATCTTCGTGACCGGGCCGGAGGTCGTCCGCAGCGTCACCGGCGAACAGGTCGACATGGAACGGCTGGGCGGCCCAGAACCGCACGGCCGCCGGTCCGGCGTCGTGCACATCACCACCAGGGACGACGACGACGCGTACGGTCAGGCCCGGAAACTGACCGTGCTGCTCGGCCACCAGGGCCGCCTCAGCCCCGCGGACGTCGCCCACGACCGCGACCTGTCCGCCACGATGCCGGACCGGCCCACGCGCGCGTACGACGTGAAGCCCGTGGTCGCGGCGCTGCTCGACGAGCCCGGCGTGGAACTGCACGGCCGGTGGGCCCCGAACGTCGTCACCACCCTGGGCCGGTTCGCGGGCCGTACGGTCGGCGTCGTCGCGAACAACCCGCTGCGCCTCGGCGGCTGCCTGGACGCGGCGAGCGCCGAGAAGGCGGCCCGGTTCGTGCGGATGTGCGACGCGCTGGGCGTACCGCTGATCGTGCTGGTCGACGTGCCCGGCTACCTGCCCGGCCTCGGCCAGGAATGGGACGGCGTGGTGCGGCGAGGCGCCAAGCTGCTGCACGCCTTCGCCGAGTCGGTGGTCCCGCGGGTGACGCTCGTGACCCGCAAGGCGTACGGCGGCGCGTACGTGGCCATGAACTCCCGCGCCCTGGGCGCGACGGCGGTCTTCGCCTGGCCCACCGCGGAGATCGCGGTGATGGGCGCGAGCGCCGCCGTGACGATCCTGCACCGCAAGAAGCTGGCGGCGGCCCCGCACGATGAACGGGAGGCCCTGCGCGAGGCGCTGGTGGAGGAGCAGACGAGGACGGCGGGCGGAGTGCACCGGGCCGTGGAGATCGGCGTGGTGGACGACGTGATCAAGCCGGAGGAGACCCGGCGGCGGATCGCGGAGGCCCTGGCTGCGGCCCCGGCCGCACGCGGCACCCACGGCAACATCCCGCTCTGA
- a CDS encoding beta-ketoacyl-ACP synthase III, whose product MTAGSRIVAMGHYQPSRVVTNDDLARIIDTNDAWIRDRVGIAERRIADAETVADMATFAAEKALAGSGLTAADIDMVVVATCSSADRCPNVATRVAARLGVAAPAAFDLNTACSGFSYALGTADHAIRAGAARHALVIGVEKLSDLTDWTDRSTAVLFGDGAGAAVVSAVPDGQEPGVGPVLWGSVPDKGDVLRIEGWQPYIKQEGQIVFRWATTALAPLALQACERAGVRPDELAAFVPHQANTRIIDGIVKRLGLGPDVVIAKDLVESGNTSAASIPLALSKLVERREVPSGAPVLLFGFGGGLTYAGQVVRCP is encoded by the coding sequence ATGACCGCGGGTTCCCGCATCGTCGCGATGGGCCACTACCAGCCCTCGCGCGTCGTCACCAACGACGACCTCGCCAGGATCATCGACACCAACGACGCGTGGATCCGCGACCGCGTCGGCATCGCCGAGCGCCGCATCGCCGACGCGGAGACGGTCGCCGACATGGCCACGTTCGCCGCGGAGAAGGCCCTGGCCGGCTCCGGGCTGACCGCCGCCGACATCGACATGGTCGTCGTCGCCACCTGCTCGTCCGCGGACCGGTGCCCGAACGTGGCCACCCGGGTCGCCGCCCGGCTGGGCGTGGCCGCGCCGGCCGCCTTCGACCTCAACACCGCCTGCTCCGGTTTCTCGTACGCGCTGGGCACCGCCGACCACGCCATCCGCGCCGGGGCCGCCCGCCACGCGCTCGTGATCGGCGTCGAGAAGCTCTCCGACCTCACCGACTGGACCGACCGCAGCACCGCCGTGCTCTTCGGCGACGGCGCGGGTGCGGCGGTCGTCTCGGCCGTCCCCGACGGCCAGGAGCCCGGCGTCGGCCCGGTGCTCTGGGGCTCCGTCCCGGACAAGGGCGACGTGCTGCGCATCGAGGGCTGGCAGCCGTACATCAAGCAGGAGGGCCAGATCGTCTTCCGCTGGGCGACCACCGCGCTCGCGCCGCTGGCCCTGCAGGCGTGCGAGCGTGCCGGGGTACGCCCCGACGAGCTGGCCGCCTTCGTCCCGCACCAGGCCAACACCCGCATCATCGACGGCATCGTGAAGCGCCTCGGCCTCGGCCCGGACGTCGTCATCGCCAAGGACCTCGTCGAGTCCGGCAACACGTCCGCGGCGAGCATCCCCCTGGCCCTGTCCAAGCTGGTCGAGCGGCGGGAGGTGCCCTCGGGCGCCCCGGTGCTGCTCTTCGGCTTCGGCGGCGGCCTCACGTACGCCGGGCAGGTCGTGCGCTGCCCCTGA